The Astyanax mexicanus isolate ESR-SI-001 chromosome 4, AstMex3_surface, whole genome shotgun sequence genome segment TTAAgatatactaactaactaatcttacTGTAGATGTAGAAAAACCATTATCAACAGAGAGTATGAACTTGGCTACTGTAGATGTAGGAAATCATGATCAAAAGAGAATATGAACCTTGTTTAACCCAAGGCCCGTCACTAAGGGGAAGTGAATCTTCCCCTTGTCACCGAGAAAGGGAAATTAGCAACCCACGATTCCCCAGAGGGCCTACTGGACAAAGGTCAATCAATACATCTCACGGGTTCCGAGAAGGTCTAAAAAACTAAAGTGTAATGCATAACTATACCATATTTGGAAGAATAAGCATAAAACGAGAAGTAATACTCATTCATGCCTAGCAACCTAGATACGTCAGAGAGGGGTATATAATATGGAGTCAGAGGATACGAGGTAGAAGAACTTGGGGCGACATCTAGCCTAGACTAGGATGCATGCCTGTAATGTTCTTcccagaattctgaaataaatcatacttgttcactctcaatctctGTGTCGGCTGACTCCTtggatcaacgaacatgcaaCACAAAGGCTAAGACATTTTTCTACAATTTGGTGACCTCCCGACGTGATCCAAGGTTTCGGCCGGCGAGGACCACAGCTGACAGACTTCATCACTCATCTGGGCCCATCCTAAACAGGTGAGCAGATtacctttttattaaaaaatctgcATATTGGATATTTAAAACAGAATGAGTGATGGGATCCAGTAGGCTTAATCCTGGTAAATTGGATTGaactaaatttttttatttttttcttcttctctttcttctattttatgtttaagaaaCCGGTATAAAGGATAAAAGGATAAAAGGAAAAAGGATAAAGGATAAAAGGAAAACAGTGCTAATGAGACCGTGTGGTAGCGTACCCAAATCTGCCCATATTGGGTTAGATTAAAGGCTAGGACGTGGGGTTCCTTGAAAGTggttaattctaaataaaatagaaGAACTTGGGGCGACGTCTAGCCTAGGCTAGGATGCATGCCTGTAATGTTCTTcccagaattctgaaataaatcatacttgttcactctcaatctccgtgtcggCTGACTCCTtggatcaacgaacatgcaaCACAAAGGCTAAGATATTTTTCTACATTACTGTTAAAAATTATGCatacaatgtctgaattatatacatatgacaaaaatgatcagttatcacctaatatttataataatagatttgtttattattttttattattattcttatttctatgAATTGGCATTataattctgtcatatatttacattttctcctgcgctttttttCTActaagagctcttcttaagatgttgttcttttatgtaaaagaatgtaactttacgtttcatagagatttttataaacgtcaggacatgtggtcttactgtgaactacaaatgaacagaagtcaggttacagcagtgtttctcagccctgttcttacatattctactgcatattaacactgttctgcatattctacagcttcctctgctttaaaggcatttaataaagtaagtggtggtatgatgtgtctaatacactgctggatatacataatgattgatttagggtCTAGAGGGAGCTAAGGGATTTGAACAGGTAAatatttattagctgatcagttaaatccgctggaaaacacacaatttaattTTAAGGGCAGTGCTCAGGGTtaggaaactgctttaaactactaacataaagtactgtactacattctggctatccactacatccagcttctagataactagttagctaaatgtattttcgttcattatagcttagagtaagtcctgtaatcctaaattaatagtgaaatagtgattatctgatcaggtacaggtcaagttgaacattacatatatagctgtttttttctttaaccttgactcccaatctagctaattccaaagtttaggtaactcactaacacagctgcagtttattaatcacagtgggttttgatctgtgtgctgattcaaagacgtgtgtttttaaccagctatcagaaacatatcatcacagttgaagtggttagcctaccgttacctttcttttagaaaaatctctgtatatccagatctgttttaagatCAGCTGAAGGGGCTGCGTGTCCCGAtctcgctgctaaatctcacagtgagggggaggggcttcccccaacagcacactgccgccacgcgccgcaaaaccagcaagctgattggctgtttctactgagaggcgggacttaatacctgaaccggctccgtgattggtccggtctgtctcctcataaaaagtacagctgatctgagtgaaacgatatcatttttgggggggacaaaaccacctgtttctaatattgggtgagacatgtcccccccatccccccggttcctacgccaatggataTATAACAGAAAAGACAAAGTACTTCATTGAGTCAACACATATTGTACTAAAAtcttgatagatcaacacattcacaacccagagagaaataaagagaaaaagagagaaataaactaaagccagtcgaggaaGAGAGAGAACCCTTCAGACtttatccaagcagttatacatttatgcaattgacatgtgattggacagaattgATAAATATGATTACGTCTGGAGactccagttaacagcttgttgtccagtttcaatgacctcctcactggaccctctgcagtttgcgcatCGTCCGAACAGATCAACAGATGATGCCAtgtctactgcgctccacctggctctcacccacctggacaacaaagactgctatgttcgaatgctgttcattgacttcagttcagcattcaacaccatcatccctcagcacctgatcggaaaactgagcttgctgggcctgagctcctctctctgtaaatgggttttggacttcctgactgagaaaccacaatcagtcaggattggaaacaacacctccagcaccaccatactgagcacctgcgcccccagggctgtgtgctcagtccactgctgttcactctgctgactcgtgactgtactgcaaagtacagctcataCCACATcgtcaagttcgctgatgacacaactgttgttggcctcatcagcaagaacgacgagtcagacattcagagaggaggtgcagtcgaagcagtcctgcagcacagcgtctccgtcactgggccacacagtaatggtcttctgtgtgggtttggagtgTCGCAGTGGGGCATGGTATGTGGGGACCAGCATGAGAGTCagagagcgcggaggagctgtagtCTGCCCAGTGAAGCTCAggtattattgtccatagttgctgttttactgaccaaactgtccttaatcctcaaaagttcagttctgctataactcacacgcgtggggcaCGTGATATGCACGgcataaaaacagctcaaaatagggtgttcgctaggagtgTGAGAGGCCGTTGCACTACTGCGCACCGCCATCttttcattcatctttttttcaccgccatcttttcattcatttggtcagtaaaattgcaaatgctgtgtttggatatttagcaAGGCTAGCTACTAATAAAAATGGTCAATATctcaaatgtagaatttggtaataaagtgtagttggtgaatgacacaacccacaagcattcacaataaaaaaactttacagaatacaagttaaacacatgctactctacctttggaagtaaatgtatatttaacccttttaagcctgaaccatttaaaaaaatatttctctctGAATTTCAATCTGAAATTGACTATGTTTCAATTCAACACAAATACATTTCGCACTGGATTTCTCCGTTGGGCACCTTTGAGTAttcaacaaataataacataagacaatctcaggccaataggtttcatgtcaaacatatgttgagaaaacacaatgagattgcagatctgcaatctaaaagccgtttattaaaacaaacagatgagtaaatatagaggttaagccatacaaagataatagtttgcagtggataaaaacaattaaaaaccacatgatttggatattcttagtaaatttgtagatttaaaaaacttcagcaacatataatattcaataagaaaaagataagcgagtataaaacttgagtaatacaacgaccaaatatccatctatatctctctatggtaacagatttttaatcagaacgactgaaccatagacaaacgagaacaccatcagagggagtgaatgagcctgcaaccttactgcactacacaagcctggaggaggttgatttcagtatgggaactacagctgaccattttatttaacctctggaaaggattttgttggcctctctgcagggtctggatgctcctccggtccacacggcagtacccggaacagtgtcgtctctctgtggctctgggtctcacttttgggagctcTCAGTGTCCATCACTCAAACCCAAAATACCtctccttcttcagaactgaactctgtctcacaaagaatgtcctggaatattaaacatacgagaaaacacaacatggaattcaataaacatcatccctggttaagattcattttgctgaacctgtaaaatccatgattaaatttagttcatgtttgtttttggtggaacgtgtcccaagtaacagagtgaaacatttgtgtaggataaggtgttctgtctgaaagatttacgatttgcacttttaattgctgtGGGACAAAtgtgggatagttttctctcctgtgtgaattcgctggtgtcgtttgagatcactctgtgtattaaaactcttcccacagtctgtgcagtaatacggtttctctcctgtgtgaatgcgctggtgtcgtttgagagtactctgttcagtaaatctcttcccacagtctgagcagtgatacggtttctctcctgtgtgaatgcgctggtgttgttggagatgactgccttgattaaaactcttcccacagtctgagcagtgatacggtttctctcctgtgtgaatgcgctgatgtattttgagatcactctgtgtattaaaactcttcccacagtctgagcagtgatacggtttctcccctgtgtgaatgcgctggtgtgttttgaaatgattctgttgattaaaactcttcccacagtctgagcagtaatacggtttctctcctgtgtgaatgcgctggtgtcgtttgagagtactctgttcagtaaatctcttcccacagtctgagcagtgatacggtttctctcctgtgtgaatgcgctggtgttgttggagatgactgccttgattaaaactcttcccacagtctgagcagtgatacggtttctctcctgtgtgaatgcgctgatgtattttgagatcactctgtgtattaaaactcttcccacagtctgagcagtgatacggtttctcccctgtgtgaatgcgctggtgtgttttgaaatgattctgttgattaaaactcttcccacagtctgagcagtaatatggtttttcccctgtatgaatgcgctggtgatttttgagtttactctgtgtagtaaaactcttcccacagtctgagcaatgatgcggtttctctcctgtgtgaatgcgccggtgttttttgagattactctgatgattaaaattcctcccacagtctgagcagtaatacggtttctctcctgtgtgaatgtgctgatgtatttggaaagtactctgttgattaaaacttttcccacagtctgagcagtaatacggtttctctcctgtgtgaatgcgctggtgcagttttagAGTCTCCAgtctattaaaactcttcccacagtctgtgcagtaatacggtttctctcctgtgtgaatgcgctggtgtcgtttgagagtactctgttcagtaaatctcttcccaca includes the following:
- the LOC125801162 gene encoding zinc finger protein 585A-like, whose amino-acid sequence is MKPSPNMEKQQNFVKSFTKQSNLKKHQRIHTGEKLYHCSDCGKIFTKQSDLKIHQRIHTGEKPYHCSDCGKSFNQGSHLQQHQRIHTGEKPYHCSDCGKRFTEQSTLKRHQRIHTGEKPYHCSDCGKRFTEQSTLKRHQRIHTGEKPYYCTDCGKSFNRLETLKLHQRIHTGEKPYYCSDCGKSFNQQSTFQIHQHIHTGEKPYYCSDCGRNFNHQSNLKKHRRIHTGEKPHHCSDCGKSFTTQSKLKNHQRIHTGEKPYYCSDCGKSFNQQNHFKTHQRIHTGEKPYHCSDCGKSFNTQSDLKIHQRIHTGEKPYHCSDCGKSFNQGSHLQQHQRIHTGEKPYHCSDCGKRFTEQSTLKRHQRIHTGEKPYYCSDCGKSFNQQNHFKTHQRIHTGEKPYHCSDCGKSFNTQSDLKIHQRIHTGEKPYHCSDCGKSFNQGSHLQQHQRIHTGEKPYHCSDCGKRFTEQSTLKRHQRIHTGEKPYYCTDCGKSFNTQSDLKRHQRIHTGEKTIPHLSHSN